The following are encoded together in the Hypnocyclicus thermotrophus genome:
- the galU gene encoding UTP--glucose-1-phosphate uridylyltransferase GalU — protein sequence MRKVRKAVIPAAGLGTRVLPATKSQPKEMLPIVDKPAIQYIVEELVQSGITDITIVTGRNKRALEDHFDYSVELEYQLEKKGKYELLKQVREISEMANIYYIRQKEPLGLGHAILTAKKHIGDEPFAVVLGDDIVYGDTPVIKQMLEIRERYHGGNIIGVQEVPMEQVSSYGIVKPSAKFDDRTYKIEDFIEKPSKDEAPSNLACLGRYILEPSIFDYLEKTETGKGGEIQLTDAILKSIQYGDKVLSYNFIGNRYDTGNKLGILKANIEIGLKHPEIKKELKSYLLELVEKLEKNEGK from the coding sequence ATGAGAAAAGTAAGAAAAGCAGTAATTCCAGCGGCAGGTCTAGGAACTAGAGTTTTACCGGCAACAAAATCACAACCAAAAGAGATGTTACCAATAGTAGATAAACCTGCTATACAATATATTGTAGAAGAGTTAGTACAATCTGGAATTACAGACATTACAATAGTTACAGGTAGAAATAAAAGAGCATTAGAAGACCATTTTGATTATTCTGTAGAATTAGAATATCAATTAGAAAAAAAAGGTAAATATGAATTACTTAAACAAGTAAGAGAAATATCCGAAATGGCAAATATTTATTATATTAGACAAAAAGAACCATTGGGGCTTGGTCATGCGATATTGACAGCAAAAAAGCATATAGGTGACGAACCATTTGCAGTAGTACTTGGTGATGATATTGTGTACGGAGATACTCCGGTTATTAAACAAATGTTAGAAATAAGAGAAAGATATCATGGAGGAAACATCATAGGAGTACAAGAAGTACCTATGGAGCAAGTATCATCGTATGGTATAGTGAAACCAAGTGCAAAATTTGATGATAGAACATATAAAATTGAAGATTTCATTGAAAAACCATCTAAAGATGAAGCACCTTCGAATTTAGCATGTTTAGGAAGATATATATTAGAACCCTCAATTTTTGATTATTTAGAAAAAACGGAGACAGGAAAAGGCGGAGAAATACAATTAACAGATGCTATACTTAAGTCAATCCAATATGGAGATAAAGTACTAAGTTATAATTTTATAGGAAATAGATATGATACAGGAAATAAATTAGGTATTTTAAAAGCTAATATAGAAATTGGATTAAAACATCCAGAAATAAAAAAAGAATTAAAGTCATATTTATTAGAATTAGTTGAAAAACTAGAAAAA